The Streptomyces sp. NBC_00344 genome includes a window with the following:
- a CDS encoding glycerophosphodiester phosphodiesterase family protein — MTRTRHPFLDHAGPIPFAHRGGAADGIENTSAAFARAADAGYRYFETDVHTTSDGRLVAFHDATLDRVTDARGRIADLPWREVRRARVAGARPLPLFDELLEEFPGARWNIDVKAESALVPLIGLIRRTGAWDRVCIGSFSERRVARAQRIGGPRLATSYGMRGVLALRLRSYGVPAALRESAVCAQVPEFHGRVRVVDRRFVRTAHTLGLQVHVWTVNDPARMTALLDLGVDGIMTDHLESLRTVLTERGAWNRRSGGTG, encoded by the coding sequence GTGACCCGTACCCGCCACCCCTTTCTTGATCACGCAGGCCCGATACCGTTCGCCCACCGCGGCGGCGCGGCCGACGGCATCGAGAACACCAGCGCCGCCTTCGCGCGGGCGGCCGATGCCGGATACCGGTACTTCGAGACCGATGTGCACACCACCTCGGACGGCCGGCTCGTCGCCTTTCACGACGCGACGCTGGACCGCGTGACGGACGCCCGCGGCCGGATAGCGGATCTTCCCTGGCGCGAGGTGCGGCGTGCACGGGTGGCTGGTGCCAGGCCCCTGCCGCTCTTCGACGAACTGCTCGAGGAGTTTCCCGGGGCCCGCTGGAACATCGACGTCAAGGCGGAGTCCGCCCTTGTCCCGCTGATCGGCCTGATCCGCAGAACCGGTGCCTGGGACCGGGTGTGCATCGGCTCGTTCTCCGAGCGACGGGTTGCCCGGGCGCAGCGCATCGGCGGTCCGCGGCTCGCGACCTCGTACGGCATGCGAGGTGTGCTGGCACTGCGGCTGCGCTCGTACGGGGTCCCGGCCGCTCTGCGCGAAAGCGCTGTGTGCGCCCAGGTTCCCGAGTTCCACGGCCGGGTCAGAGTGGTGGACCGCCGCTTTGTGCGCACCGCTCACACCCTGGGGCTCCAGGTGCATGTCTGGACGGTCAACGATCCCGCCCGCATGACCGCCCTGCTCGACCTGGGCGTGGATGGCATCATGACCGATCATCTCGAGTCGCTGCGCACGGTTCTCACCGAGCGGGGGGCGTGGAACCGACGATCAGGGGGCACGGGTTGA
- the yczE gene encoding membrane protein YczE, producing the protein MSSALLVCAGLGLEPWGVLHQGLAELTGLTIGTVSVIVGAAVLLLWIPLRQRPGLGTVSNVFVVGAAMDATLGLMPGIHGLTARIPLMAAGVLLNGVATGLYISARLGPGPRDGLMTGLHRMTGRPIRWVRTAIEIMVVAAGFALGGTAGVGTITYGLAIGPLVQLSLRLFTGRPQVSVASVVVRAPERAILPE; encoded by the coding sequence ATGAGTTCCGCCCTGCTGGTGTGCGCGGGGCTCGGACTCGAACCCTGGGGGGTTCTGCACCAGGGGCTGGCCGAGCTGACGGGGCTGACCATCGGGACGGTCTCCGTCATCGTCGGCGCCGCGGTGCTGCTGTTGTGGATCCCGCTGCGGCAGCGCCCCGGACTCGGCACCGTCTCCAATGTCTTCGTGGTAGGCGCCGCCATGGACGCGACCCTCGGGCTGATGCCCGGCATCCACGGACTGACCGCCCGGATCCCGCTGATGGCCGCGGGGGTGTTGCTGAACGGAGTGGCCACCGGGCTCTACATCTCCGCGCGCCTGGGCCCCGGGCCGCGGGACGGGCTGATGACGGGACTGCACCGGATGACCGGCCGACCGATCCGGTGGGTGCGCACCGCCATCGAGATCATGGTCGTCGCGGCCGGCTTCGCCCTGGGCGGCACCGCCGGTGTGGGCACGATCACCTACGGACTGGCCATCGGACCGCTGGTCCAGCTTTCGCTGCGCCTGTTCACCGGCCGGCCGCAGGTCAGCGTGGCCTCGGTCGTCGTCCGGGCACCCGAGCGGGCCATACTGCCCGAGTGA